Sequence from the bacterium genome:
ACCGGCTGGGACGACCCCTCGCCACCGTTCGGCTCGTAGAGAAAACTCCACGCCAGCTCGCCCCCCACAGGGTCCAGACCGTAGAGGTGCGTATTCGAGGCCACGACGAGGTGTTCGCTCCCCCGCAGCTTCAGGAGAGCCGGACTCTGATAACCGGTCGCGGCTTCGCCGCTGCACCACACCGTTTTTCCATTGGTCTTGTCCAACGCACACGCCGTACCCTGGCGGTCACCGCCAATCAGAATGACCACGTTTTCACCGACGACAAGCGGTGAAGAGCTGATTCCCCAGGTCGGGATGGACGCGCCCAGCTCGCCGACCAGGTTTCGCTGCCACAGCACCTTGCCGGTAGCAGCTTCGGCCGCGATCATCTGACCCTTCGGCCCCAACGCGTACACCACGTCGGCCGACACCGCTGGAGTACCGGTCGGGCCGTCGGCAGCGCCGCTTTTTCCCTTCAGGGTCGGCGCCAGCGCCCGGCTCCACAGCTTCTCGCCCGAGGTCGCGTCCATCGCCTCCAGGATGTCGGAGGCGCCATCGGAATACATCGTGAACGCTCGCCCGCCACTGACCGAGATCCCCGAGTAGCCCGAGCCCAGCGGTCTGCGCCACAGAGTCTCCAACTCGAGGTCGCCGGCATCGGCAAGCTTGCCGCCCGGGCTCGTTGCTCGCGCGTCGCGCGTCGGGCCCAGGTAGCCGGGCCAGTCCGAGCCGCTCACCGCGTGCAGCGCGGCGGGGACCGCGAAGAGAAGTGAACCGACGAGAAACTGCCTGGAATTCATGATCGTTCTACGGCGTGGAAGTCACCCGGGTTCTACTCCTCACAACCGGCGGGGCCCCATTTGGCTGGAGCTCAGGTCGAGACCTCAGGAGCCGGCAGCACCGCGCGCAGAACGGCGTTGAGCGAAATACCGAGAATGGTGGCGATGACCACGGCATTGCTCAACAGCAGGCGGGTGAAGGGTGCGAGCCCCCCGAGCCACTCCCGATTGCCGCCGACCGCCGCCGGCAGAGTTACCGCGGCAATCAGTGCGATCGCGGTCGTGAGCATGTAGACCTCGTCCTTCTCGCCAATCGAAAGCAGCCGCACCCCGGCCACCGCGATCATGCCGCAGACGACCAGAAAGACGGTTCCGACCACCGGCCGCGGTATGAGAATCAAAAGCGCCCCGACCTTGGGCGAGAGCCCGTAGAGCACCAGGATGCCGGCGGCCACCTGGATCACCCGTCGACTCGCCACACGGGTAGTGGCGATCACTCCCGTGTTCTGGCTGTAAGTGGTGAGCGGAATGGCGCCGAAGAGAGGCGCCACGGCGGAAGAGATCCCCTCTACCGTAATGCCCCGGCGGATGTGCCGCACGGTATAGGTTACTTTCGAGACCGCGCAGGTTCCGGCATAGTCGCCGATCGATTCGGCGATCGAGCCCACGAAACCCACCAGGATCCCGAACACAGCCCCGCCGACGAAGGTCCAGCCGACACCGGGCCCGCCGAAGGCCAGCGGTCGCGGTAGACCGAGCCAGGCGGCCTCGCCGATGGGAGCGAAGTCGGCCAATCCCGCGGCGGCGGCCCCCGCGACACCGAACAGCATCAGGCTGAAGAGAATCGATCCGCGCGCCAGGATTCCCAGACCGAAGCGGTAGCCCGCGACCGTAAGCAGAACGATCGACAAGCCGGTGAGTCCCGAGAGGGTGAGCATGGCCGGCCGCGTGTCGGCGAAGACCCAGCCCCCGGCGATGCGGGCCAGGGTGAGACCGATTGTGGTCACCACGATGCCGCACACGTAGGGAGGAAGGTAGCGGCGCAACCGGGTGAGGATGCCGCTGGCGCCGACCGCGGCCTCGAAGATGCCGCCCACGAAGGCGCCCATCCACATCGCGGGCGCGCCGAAGATGGCGCCCACCGAGGCCATGGCTCCGGCGTTGGTGGCCGACGGTCCCATGACCGACGGCAACCGGTGCCCCCAGGTCGCATTGATAAAGGTGAAGACGCCCATCAATGCCAGGCAAGTCGAGATCATGTACGCGGCCTGCAGGTCGCTGTAGCCGACGGCCCGAGCCACGACCAGCGGCAGCACGTACGGCGAGACGTCTACCAGCGTGTGCTGCAAGGCGTAGAGCAACGTCTCGACCGGCGGCGGGACGTCGTCGACCCGGAAGTGCGGCTCGAGGACCTCGAGATCCTCTTCCCATACCCGAGCGGCGGCCTCCCGGGGGGCCGCTTCGCTGGTCGCGTTCGCTTCGAACATGGCCTCGACTTTGCCGTAACTGCCCACCGCCAGGCAAATGGGCACGGTAGACTTCACGACAGCCCTCCGAGGATGGCCGGTGAACAAAGCTGGCCGAAGGACCGCATCCTCGAACGCCGAGGACAGTCCTTCATTCCGTCTTGGATCTGGCCCGCGCTAGGGTTCGCTCGCGGAATCGTCCCGGTTCGGCGGGCTCTCGAGCTTCT
This genomic interval carries:
- a CDS encoding xanthine permease, which translates into the protein MKSTVPICLAVGSYGKVEAMFEANATSEAAPREAAARVWEEDLEVLEPHFRVDDVPPPVETLLYALQHTLVDVSPYVLPLVVARAVGYSDLQAAYMISTCLALMGVFTFINATWGHRLPSVMGPSATNAGAMASVGAIFGAPAMWMGAFVGGIFEAAVGASGILTRLRRYLPPYVCGIVVTTIGLTLARIAGGWVFADTRPAMLTLSGLTGLSIVLLTVAGYRFGLGILARGSILFSLMLFGVAGAAAAGLADFAPIGEAAWLGLPRPLAFGGPGVGWTFVGGAVFGILVGFVGSIAESIGDYAGTCAVSKVTYTVRHIRRGITVEGISSAVAPLFGAIPLTTYSQNTGVIATTRVASRRVIQVAAGILVLYGLSPKVGALLILIPRPVVGTVFLVVCGMIAVAGVRLLSIGEKDEVYMLTTAIALIAAVTLPAAVGGNREWLGGLAPFTRLLLSNAVVIATILGISLNAVLRAVLPAPEVST
- a CDS encoding PQQ-binding-like beta-propeller repeat protein, with the translated sequence MNSRQFLVGSLLFAVPAALHAVSGSDWPGYLGPTRDARATSPGGKLADAGDLELETLWRRPLGSGYSGISVSGGRAFTMYSDGASDILEAMDATSGEKLWSRALAPTLKGKSGAADGPTGTPAVSADVVYALGPKGQMIAAEAATGKVLWQRNLVGELGASIPTWGISSSPLVVGENVVILIGGDRQGTACALDKTNGKTVWCSGEAATGYQSPALLKLRGSEHLVVASNTHLYGLDPVGGELAWSFLYEPNGGEGSSQPVTVGEDRVLIEAEAGFALFRLHPAARGFIFKKLWQTKSLKDSFAVPLAQGSELYGYSGSIFSCLDAETGEVNWRSRASGEGEAVLIDDLIVTWGNDGMLRVVAPDPGAYREIASHQTLDRGSYTTPAYSNGVLFVRNLKEIAAVQIAPASGPQ